The following proteins are co-located in the Patescibacteria group bacterium genome:
- a CDS encoding KH domain-containing protein: MEDDKQFLEMIVKTIVAHPDDVKIDREIDERGVLLTLNINPEDMGFVIGRRGQTAQAIRTLLKIVGAKNNARVNLKIAEPEGSTRPERPARTEEAPAVEEEIDTSSVDDLKI, from the coding sequence ATGGAAGATGACAAACAGTTCCTAGAAATGATTGTAAAAACAATTGTGGCTCATCCAGACGACGTAAAAATCGACAGAGAAATTGATGAAAGAGGAGTTTTATTGACTCTAAACATCAATCCTGAAGATATGGGATTCGTAATCGGAAGAAGAGGACAAACAGCACAAGCTATCAGAACTTTACTGAAAATTGTTGGTGCTAAAAACAACGCTCGAGTTAATCTAAAAATTGCTGAACCAGAAGGTTCAACAAGACCAGAAAGACCAGCTAGAACAGAAGAAGCTCCAGCAGTCGAAGAAGAAATTGACACATCATCAGTAGATGATTTAAAAATCTAA
- the trmD gene encoding tRNA (guanosine(37)-N1)-methyltransferase TrmD, with protein MNFHIITIFPNIFDSYINESIIKLAQEKDLINIKTYNLRDWTTDKHKTVDDTPYGGGAGMLIKIEPLYGAVKSIKLKVKSGKTKTILLSAKGSTWNQQSAQKFSTDYTDIILICGRYEGVDERISNFIDEEISIGDFVLTGGEIGALTLIDSITRLIPGVLGNEESSISESHSKKNILEYPQYTRPEVFEVENKKYPVPSILLSGNHKNIEEWREKNKKTKIK; from the coding sequence ATGAATTTCCACATAATCACAATTTTCCCAAATATTTTTGACTCCTACATTAACGAGTCAATTATTAAGCTTGCTCAAGAAAAAGATTTAATTAATATCAAAACTTATAATCTTCGTGATTGGACTACAGACAAACACAAAACAGTCGACGATACTCCCTACGGTGGTGGTGCTGGAATGTTAATTAAGATTGAGCCACTCTACGGGGCGGTTAAAAGTATAAAGTTAAAAGTTAAAAGTGGCAAAACAAAAACAATTCTATTGTCCGCTAAGGGTAGTACTTGGAATCAACAATCTGCTCAAAAATTCTCTACAGATTATACGGATATTATTCTTATTTGTGGTCGATACGAAGGAGTAGATGAAAGAATTTCAAATTTTATTGATGAGGAAATTTCCATTGGAGATTTTGTTTTAACCGGCGGAGAAATTGGGGCACTAACCCTAATAGACTCAATTACAAGACTTATTCCAGGGGTACTTGGAAATGAGGAAAGCTCAATATCTGAGTCTCACAGCAAAAAAAACATTCTTGAATATCCACAATATACGAGACCAGAAGTTTTTGAAGTGGAAAACAAAAAATACCCAGTCCCCTCAATTTTGTTATCCGGAAATCACAAAAATATAGAGGAATGGAGAGAAAAAAACAAGAAAACTAAAATTAAATAA